In Pseudomonas oryzicola, one DNA window encodes the following:
- a CDS encoding class I SAM-dependent methyltransferase, translating to MDEARLHDFMGKLVGDMGAAATLANVILGDELGLYRAMADSQPTTPEALAAKTGCHPRLVREWLNAQAASGYMVHDQGRFVLPEEQAMALALEDSPAYMAGGAAVVAALFHDKDKLVAAMRGDGGLAWGDHHPCMFSGTERFFRPGYRTFLVSEWLPALDGVVAKLQAGAKVADVGCGHGASTLVMAEAFPASTFIGYDYHGPSITTANERAREAGLVGRVTFEQASAKDYPGHDYDLVCFFDCLHDMGDPVGAAKHAYRALKADGTVMLVEPYAEDSLEGNLTPVGRLFYAASTFICTPNSLSQEVGLGLGAQAGEARLRAVFEEAGFSRFRRATQTPFNLILEARK from the coding sequence ATGGACGAGGCAAGGCTTCACGATTTCATGGGCAAGCTGGTGGGCGACATGGGTGCGGCAGCAACCCTGGCCAATGTGATACTCGGCGACGAACTGGGGTTGTACCGGGCCATGGCCGATAGCCAGCCGACCACCCCCGAGGCGCTGGCGGCAAAGACCGGCTGCCACCCGCGGCTGGTGCGCGAATGGCTCAACGCCCAGGCCGCGTCGGGCTACATGGTGCATGATCAGGGCCGCTTCGTATTGCCCGAAGAACAGGCCATGGCTTTGGCGCTGGAAGATTCCCCAGCCTACATGGCCGGTGGCGCGGCGGTAGTGGCGGCACTGTTCCATGACAAGGACAAACTGGTTGCGGCAATGCGCGGTGACGGCGGACTGGCCTGGGGTGATCATCACCCGTGCATGTTCAGCGGTACCGAGCGGTTCTTCCGGCCGGGTTACCGCACTTTTCTGGTGTCCGAGTGGCTACCGGCACTCGATGGCGTGGTCGCCAAGTTGCAGGCGGGTGCCAAGGTGGCCGACGTCGGCTGCGGGCATGGCGCTTCGACGCTGGTCATGGCCGAGGCGTTTCCGGCCTCCACCTTCATTGGCTACGACTACCACGGGCCGTCCATCACCACGGCCAACGAACGCGCGCGCGAAGCGGGGTTGGTGGGGCGGGTGACGTTCGAGCAGGCCAGCGCCAAGGACTATCCGGGGCATGACTATGACCTGGTGTGCTTCTTCGATTGCCTGCACGACATGGGGGACCCGGTGGGGGCAGCGAAACATGCTTACCGCGCGTTGAAGGCGGACGGTACGGTGATGCTGGTGGAACCCTATGCCGAGGATTCGCTGGAAGGCAACCTGACGCCGGTCGGGCGTTTGTTCTATGCCGCGTCGACGTTCATCTGCACACCCAACTCGTTATCCCAGGAGGTGGGGTTGGGGCTGGGCGCCCAAGCTGGGGAGGCGCGCTTGCGTGCGGTGTTCGAGGAGGCGGGATTCAGCCGGTTCCGGCGGGCGACGCAGACACCGTTCAACCTTATTCTCGAGGCCCGGAAATAA
- the nspC gene encoding carboxynorspermidine decarboxylase, with the protein MIKTPYYLIDKTKLLGNMEKIAYVREHSGAKALLALKCFATWSVFDLMQQYMDGTTSSSLYELKLGRQKFAGETHAYSVGWADDEVEEMLENCDKIIFNSIGQLQRFAAQSEGKVRGLRVNPQVSSSDYQLADPARPFSRLGEWDPAKIEQVISQISGFMFHNNCENGDFSLFDKMLSHIEARFGHLLHQVEWVSLGGGIHFTGEGYDLNAFCKRLKAFSENYGVQVYLEPGEAAITKSASLEVTVLDTLYNGKHLAVVDSSIEAHMLDLLIYRLNAKMAPNEGAHTYMVCGKSCLAGDIFGEYQFDRPLAIGDRLSFVDAAGYTMVKKNWFNGLKMPSIVVKQLDGSVEVVREFSFEDYVSSLS; encoded by the coding sequence ATGATCAAGACGCCTTACTACCTCATCGATAAAACCAAGCTGCTGGGCAACATGGAGAAGATCGCCTACGTGCGCGAACACTCCGGTGCCAAGGCCCTGCTCGCCCTCAAGTGCTTCGCCACCTGGTCGGTCTTCGACCTGATGCAGCAGTACATGGACGGCACCACCTCTTCCTCGCTGTACGAGCTCAAGCTCGGCCGCCAGAAGTTCGCCGGCGAGACCCACGCTTACAGCGTGGGCTGGGCCGATGACGAGGTCGAGGAGATGCTTGAGAACTGCGACAAGATCATCTTCAACTCGATCGGCCAGCTGCAGCGCTTTGCCGCACAGTCCGAAGGCAAGGTCCGCGGCCTGCGTGTCAACCCGCAGGTCAGCAGCTCCGACTACCAGTTGGCCGACCCGGCCCGCCCGTTCAGCCGCTTGGGCGAATGGGACCCGGCCAAGATCGAACAGGTGATTTCGCAAATCTCCGGCTTCATGTTCCACAACAACTGCGAGAACGGCGACTTCAGCCTGTTCGACAAGATGCTCAGCCACATCGAAGCGCGCTTCGGCCACCTGCTGCATCAGGTTGAATGGGTCAGCCTCGGTGGCGGCATCCACTTCACCGGTGAAGGCTACGACCTGAACGCCTTCTGTAAGCGCCTGAAAGCCTTCTCGGAAAATTACGGCGTACAGGTGTACCTGGAGCCGGGCGAAGCGGCCATCACCAAAAGCGCCTCGCTGGAAGTGACCGTGCTCGACACGCTGTACAACGGCAAGCACCTGGCCGTGGTCGACAGTTCGATCGAAGCGCACATGCTCGACCTGCTGATCTATCGCCTCAACGCCAAGATGGCCCCGAACGAGGGTGCGCATACCTACATGGTCTGCGGCAAGTCGTGCCTGGCCGGCGACATCTTCGGCGAATATCAGTTCGACCGCCCGCTGGCCATCGGCGACCGCCTGTCGTTCGTCGACGCGGCGGGTTACACCATGGTCAAGAAGAACTGGTTCAACGGTCTGAAAATGCCATCCATCGTGGTCAAGCAACTCGACGGCAGCGTCGAAGTGGTGCGCGAGTTCAGTTTCGAAGACTACGTTTCCAGCCTGTCGTAA
- a CDS encoding LysR family transcriptional regulator — protein MNIASKDFNLLYLFHVLYQERNATLAAQRMALSQPALSHKLNKLRHQFGDPLFVRAPRGLTPTPRAHELAPQVERLVVSLEGFYERCEGQDFLARPARLHLYSTDYVEQTLLPRLLPVLRSQAPNLTLVTHNTRGQLPREALEKGTCDLAVAGFYTDLPDTFHQQRLLSESLVVLASRSHPGLDQGLDLDTFLASDHLLTTLTGDLDGLVDRALRSQGKQRRVVAGLSSFIAPARLLRGTDLLLTCLRSLAVEASARDDDLVIYPLPLALPVIEVMQIWHERTHADPLRRWFRQQLWTVAQQSAVSTGNNS, from the coding sequence ATGAATATCGCCAGCAAAGACTTCAACCTGCTGTACCTGTTCCATGTGCTGTATCAGGAACGCAACGCCACCCTCGCCGCCCAGCGCATGGCGCTGAGCCAGCCTGCGCTCAGCCACAAGCTCAACAAGCTGCGCCATCAGTTCGGCGACCCCTTGTTCGTGCGCGCACCCCGCGGCCTGACCCCCACGCCGCGTGCTCACGAACTGGCGCCCCAGGTGGAACGCCTGGTAGTGAGCCTGGAAGGCTTTTATGAACGCTGCGAAGGCCAGGACTTTCTCGCCCGCCCTGCCCGGCTGCACCTGTACAGCACCGATTACGTCGAACAGACCCTGTTACCCAGGCTGCTGCCGGTCCTGCGCAGCCAGGCGCCAAACCTGACCCTGGTCACCCACAACACCCGTGGCCAGCTCCCCCGCGAAGCGCTGGAGAAAGGCACTTGCGACCTGGCCGTTGCCGGGTTCTATACCGACCTGCCGGACACCTTCCACCAGCAGCGCCTGCTCAGCGAATCGCTGGTCGTGTTGGCGTCACGCAGCCATCCAGGCCTGGACCAGGGCCTGGACCTCGACACCTTCCTCGCCAGCGACCATTTGCTCACCACCCTTACCGGCGACCTCGACGGCCTGGTCGATCGCGCCCTGCGCAGCCAAGGCAAGCAACGGCGGGTGGTAGCTGGCTTGTCCAGTTTCATCGCACCCGCGCGTTTGCTGCGTGGCACCGACTTGCTGCTGACCTGCCTGCGCTCACTGGCCGTCGAAGCCAGCGCACGCGATGACGACCTGGTCATCTACCCACTGCCGCTGGCCCTGCCGGTAATCGAGGTGATGCAGATCTGGCACGAACGCACGCATGCCGATCCCCTGCGGCGGTGGTTCCGCCAACAGCTATGGACGGTCGCCCAGCAATCGGCAGTCAGTACGGGTAACAATTCCTAA
- a CDS encoding UDP-glucose dehydrogenase family protein: MKVTVFGTGYVGLTQAVCLAQVGHSVLCMDVDAARVATLNEGHCPIFEPGLAPLLANNLACGRLRFTTDASEAANYARLQFIAVGTPPQADGSADLKHVFAVVDSILQHADGPKVIVNKSTVPVGTVHRIKAHIAQAVADTHRFQVISNPEFLKEGSAVDDCMRPERIIIGGAEPAEVELLRELYLPFSRNREKLMVMDARSAELTKYAANCMLATKISFINEIANLAEHLGADIEMVRRGIGSDPRIGYDFIYAGCGFGGSCFPKDLQALRRSAEAEGFEPQLLRAVESVNERQKGRLFSKIQRHYPGGLRGKVFALWGLSFKPNTNDIREASSRVLLEALWAAGARVQAHDPQAMDEIQRHYGARCDLRLVPCKEDALRGADALVIVTEWQDYRVLDLDKVLQQLADRVVFDGRNLFEPEHMAAAGLTYYGIGRGQAQPACLY, encoded by the coding sequence ATGAAGGTCACGGTTTTCGGTACCGGTTATGTTGGCCTCACCCAGGCAGTGTGCCTGGCCCAGGTGGGGCATTCGGTGTTGTGCATGGATGTCGACGCCGCACGGGTCGCCACCCTCAATGAAGGCCACTGCCCGATCTTCGAGCCCGGCCTGGCGCCCTTGTTGGCGAACAACCTGGCCTGTGGTCGGTTGCGCTTCACCACCGACGCCAGCGAAGCGGCCAACTACGCCAGATTGCAGTTCATCGCAGTCGGTACCCCGCCACAGGCCGATGGCAGCGCCGACCTCAAGCACGTGTTTGCAGTGGTCGACAGCATCCTCCAGCACGCCGACGGGCCCAAGGTAATCGTCAACAAATCCACCGTCCCGGTCGGCACGGTACACCGCATCAAGGCGCACATCGCCCAGGCCGTGGCCGACACCCATCGCTTCCAGGTCATCAGCAACCCCGAGTTCCTCAAGGAGGGCTCGGCCGTAGACGATTGCATGCGCCCGGAACGCATCATCATCGGTGGCGCGGAACCTGCCGAGGTGGAACTGCTGCGCGAGCTGTACCTGCCGTTCAGCCGCAACCGCGAGAAGCTCATGGTAATGGACGCGCGCAGCGCCGAGCTGACCAAGTACGCGGCCAACTGCATGCTGGCAACCAAGATCTCGTTCATCAACGAAATCGCCAACCTCGCCGAGCACCTGGGCGCCGACATCGAGATGGTGCGCCGCGGCATAGGTTCGGACCCACGTATCGGCTACGACTTCATCTATGCCGGCTGCGGCTTCGGTGGCTCATGTTTCCCCAAGGATCTGCAGGCCCTGCGCCGCAGCGCCGAGGCCGAAGGCTTCGAGCCGCAGCTGCTGCGCGCGGTGGAGTCGGTCAACGAGCGGCAAAAGGGCCGGCTGTTCAGCAAGATCCAGCGCCACTACCCAGGTGGCTTGCGAGGCAAGGTCTTCGCCTTGTGGGGGCTGTCGTTCAAGCCCAACACCAACGACATTCGTGAAGCCTCCAGCCGGGTGTTGCTGGAAGCGCTGTGGGCCGCCGGTGCGCGGGTACAGGCCCATGACCCGCAGGCCATGGACGAGATCCAGCGGCACTATGGCGCACGTTGCGACCTGCGCCTGGTGCCCTGCAAGGAGGATGCGCTACGCGGCGCCGATGCCTTGGTGATTGTCACCGAATGGCAGGATTACCGTGTGCTCGACCTGGACAAGGTGCTTCAGCAACTGGCCGACCGCGTGGTATTCGACGGGCGCAACCTGTTCGAACCAGAGCACATGGCCGCTGCCGGCCTGACTTACTACGGCATCGGCCGTGGCCAGGCGCAACCCGCATGCCTGTACTGA
- a CDS encoding saccharopine dehydrogenase family protein, which yields MKKNVLIIGAGGVAKVVAHKCAQHNDELGRIAIASRNISKCQAIIDSVKAKGSLKVPADIQAFSLNALDVEATKALIRETESQIVINVGSAFLNMSVLRACIDTGVAYLDTAIHEEPGKICETPPWYGNYEWKHLEECQAKNITAILGVGFDPGVVNSYAKLAQQQYFDSIDSIDILDVNAGSHGKYFATNFDPEINFREFTGQVWSWQNSQWTSNTMFEVKRTDDLPVVGSQNLYLTGHDEVHSLSKNLDVPNVRFWMSFGEHYINVFTVLKNLGLLSEQPVKTAEGLEVVPLKVVKAVLPDPASLAPGYTGKTCIGDLVKGTKDGQPREVFIYNVADHEEAYAETDSQGISYTAGVPPVAAALLVARGEWDAKRMVNVEELPAEPFLKALDVMGLPTRVKDEKGDRPWDAEA from the coding sequence TTGAAGAAGAACGTTCTTATCATTGGTGCAGGAGGTGTCGCCAAGGTGGTGGCCCACAAGTGCGCGCAGCATAACGACGAACTGGGTCGTATCGCTATCGCGTCACGGAACATCTCCAAATGCCAGGCCATCATCGACAGCGTCAAGGCCAAGGGTAGCCTCAAGGTACCCGCCGACATCCAGGCCTTCTCGCTCAATGCCCTCGATGTCGAGGCGACCAAGGCACTGATCCGCGAAACCGAATCGCAGATCGTGATCAACGTCGGTTCCGCCTTCCTCAACATGTCGGTGCTGCGTGCCTGCATCGATACCGGTGTCGCCTACCTGGACACCGCCATCCACGAAGAGCCGGGCAAGATCTGCGAGACCCCGCCGTGGTACGGCAACTACGAGTGGAAACACCTCGAGGAGTGCCAGGCCAAGAACATCACCGCCATTCTCGGCGTCGGTTTCGACCCGGGTGTGGTGAACAGCTACGCCAAACTGGCGCAGCAACAGTATTTCGACAGCATTGATTCGATCGACATTCTCGACGTCAATGCCGGTTCGCATGGCAAGTACTTTGCCACCAACTTCGACCCGGAAATCAACTTCCGCGAATTCACCGGGCAAGTCTGGAGCTGGCAGAACAGCCAGTGGACCAGCAACACCATGTTCGAGGTCAAGCGTACCGACGACCTGCCCGTGGTCGGCTCGCAGAACCTGTACCTGACCGGCCATGATGAAGTTCATTCGCTGTCGAAGAACCTCGACGTGCCGAACGTACGTTTCTGGATGAGCTTCGGCGAACACTATATCAACGTGTTCACCGTACTGAAAAACCTGGGCCTGCTCTCCGAGCAACCGGTAAAAACCGCCGAAGGCCTGGAAGTGGTACCGCTGAAAGTGGTCAAGGCCGTGCTGCCGGACCCCGCCTCGCTGGCCCCGGGTTACACCGGCAAGACCTGCATCGGCGACCTGGTCAAGGGCACCAAGGATGGCCAGCCGCGCGAAGTGTTCATCTACAACGTGGCCGACCACGAAGAAGCCTACGCCGAGACCGACAGCCAGGGCATTTCCTACACCGCCGGGGTTCCGCCGGTGGCTGCCGCCCTGCTGGTTGCCCGTGGCGAGTGGGATGCCAAGCGCATGGTCAACGTCGAGGAGCTGCCAGCCGAGCCATTCCTCAAGGCGCTGGACGTGATGGGCTTGCCGACCCGCGTCAAGGATGAAAAAGGCGATCGTCCTTGGGACGCCGAAGCCTAA
- a CDS encoding type 1 glutamine amidotransferase domain-containing protein, with amino-acid sequence MIQMSRLAFAVAATLLAAGAQAAPKGEVLVLLSSEHQLPLQDGKRYATGYYLNEFGVPADQLLKAGYKLVLVTPKGNAPSVDPRSIDPSYFAGDAAEMNRIEKVVQSLPGIDHTLSVKEVLAGDLGRYAGLFIPGGHAPLIDLANNPDVGALLRHFHQAGKATAAICHGPIALLSAQQDPAGYQAALAHGDKPAATDWLYKGYRMTIFSDPEEQVFESSLKGQRLLFYPAGAMAIAGGDMAYAKAWQPNVVVDRELITGQNPFSDKMLAKALLEKLAEQAQRPGQGI; translated from the coding sequence ATGATTCAAATGTCCAGGCTTGCCTTTGCTGTGGCTGCCACCCTGCTAGCTGCTGGCGCCCAGGCCGCGCCCAAGGGCGAGGTGCTGGTACTACTGTCAAGCGAGCACCAGCTGCCATTGCAGGACGGCAAACGCTACGCCACCGGTTACTACCTCAACGAGTTCGGCGTACCCGCTGACCAATTGCTCAAGGCTGGCTACAAGTTGGTACTGGTAACGCCAAAGGGCAATGCGCCGAGCGTCGACCCGCGTTCGATCGACCCGAGCTATTTTGCCGGCGATGCGGCCGAGATGAACCGGATCGAGAAGGTCGTCCAAAGCCTGCCGGGCATCGACCATACCCTGTCGGTGAAGGAAGTGCTGGCAGGCGATCTGGGCCGTTATGCAGGGTTGTTCATCCCTGGCGGCCACGCGCCGTTGATCGACCTGGCCAACAACCCGGACGTGGGTGCCTTGCTGCGGCATTTCCACCAGGCCGGCAAAGCTACCGCGGCCATCTGCCACGGCCCCATCGCCTTGCTCTCGGCCCAGCAGGACCCGGCAGGGTATCAGGCCGCGCTGGCGCATGGCGATAAGCCGGCAGCCACTGACTGGTTGTACAAGGGCTACCGGATGACCATCTTCTCCGACCCGGAAGAGCAGGTATTCGAGAGTTCGCTCAAGGGCCAGCGTCTGTTGTTCTACCCGGCGGGTGCCATGGCGATCGCAGGCGGCGACATGGCCTACGCCAAGGCCTGGCAACCCAACGTGGTGGTGGACCGCGAACTGATTACCGGGCAGAACCCGTTCTCGGACAAGATGCTGGCCAAGGCACTGCTGGAAAAGTTGGCCGAACAGGCACAGCGCCCCGGGCAGGGCATCTAA
- a CDS encoding helix-turn-helix transcriptional regulator, translating into MPIPLNEERQLTLTVLKAAIQAMGSVAPRNLEILLHDLDHPEHSVVAIVNGHLSGRSVGSPILAAPEQDQGFKALMQATADQQGRAPVVVPDYPTSLRGRTLRSATAIFRDSTGQPFASLCVNTDVTGLEAAMGFLQHFQPLGGAPVVSEPADMELLMGEIIQASLQRSGQGRMNKQAKVEAVRLMQERGLFIVKGGVEKAASALGVTRYTIYNYLEQLRGASR; encoded by the coding sequence ATGCCGATTCCCCTCAACGAAGAACGCCAGCTCACCCTCACCGTCCTCAAGGCCGCCATCCAGGCCATGGGCAGTGTTGCCCCACGCAACCTGGAAATCCTCCTGCACGACCTCGATCACCCGGAACATTCCGTGGTGGCGATCGTCAATGGCCACCTTTCCGGCCGCAGCGTCGGCAGTCCTATCCTCGCCGCCCCGGAACAGGACCAGGGCTTCAAGGCGCTGATGCAAGCCACGGCCGACCAGCAAGGCCGCGCGCCGGTGGTCGTGCCGGACTATCCCACCAGCCTCAGAGGCCGCACCTTGCGCAGCGCCACGGCGATCTTCCGTGACAGTACCGGCCAGCCCTTCGCCAGCCTCTGCGTCAACACCGATGTCACTGGCCTGGAGGCTGCCATGGGCTTCCTCCAGCACTTCCAGCCGTTGGGTGGGGCTCCCGTCGTCAGCGAGCCCGCCGACATGGAGCTGCTGATGGGCGAAATCATCCAGGCCTCGCTACAGCGCAGCGGCCAGGGGCGGATGAACAAGCAGGCCAAGGTCGAGGCCGTGCGGTTGATGCAGGAACGTGGCCTGTTCATCGTCAAAGGCGGCGTGGAGAAAGCCGCAAGCGCCCTGGGTGTGACCCGCTACACCATTTACAACTATCTCGAACAACTGCGCGGAGCCAGCCGATGA
- a CDS encoding amidase, translating into MIEVTEVSIAELRDALESGRTTAVELVKAYLARIDAYDGADTATALNAVVVRNPQALAEAEAADARRAKGQLRSPLDGIPYTAKDSYLVKGLTAASGSPAFKDLVAQRDAFTIERLRAAGAICLGKTNMPPMANGGMQRGVYGRAESPYNANYLTAPFASGSSNGAGTATAASFSAFGLAEETWSSGRGPASNNGLCAYTPSRGVISVRGNWPLTPTMDVVVPYARTMADLLEILDVVVADDADKRGDLWRLQPWVPIPPASQVRPASYLDLAVDASALKGKRFGVPRMYINADPEAGTSEKPGIGGPTGQRINTRASVIELWRQARQALEAAGAEVLEVDFPLVSNCEGDRPGAPTVYNRGIVSKAFLHDELWELSGWAFDDFLRANDDPKLNRLADVDGSLIFPHDPGTLPNREDDLAAGMDEYVNMAKRGLKAWDQIETLPDGLRGLEQTRKMDLEDWMDNLGLDAVLFPTVADVGPADADVNPVSADIAWSNGIWVANGNLAIRHLGVPTVTVPMGVMADIGMPVGLTFAGRAYSDNALLSFGAAFEATGSRRMIPPRTPPLS; encoded by the coding sequence ATGATCGAGGTAACCGAGGTTTCCATTGCCGAGCTGCGCGACGCACTCGAGTCGGGCCGCACGACGGCGGTCGAGCTGGTCAAGGCCTACCTGGCGCGCATCGACGCCTATGACGGTGCCGACACCGCCACCGCCCTGAACGCCGTTGTAGTGCGCAACCCGCAGGCGCTGGCAGAGGCCGAGGCCGCCGACGCCCGCCGCGCCAAAGGCCAGCTTCGGAGCCCGCTGGACGGCATCCCCTACACCGCCAAGGACAGCTACCTGGTCAAAGGCCTGACTGCTGCTTCCGGCAGCCCGGCGTTCAAGGACCTGGTGGCGCAGCGCGACGCCTTCACCATCGAGCGCCTGCGGGCCGCCGGCGCCATCTGCCTGGGCAAGACCAACATGCCGCCAATGGCCAACGGCGGCATGCAGCGCGGGGTTTACGGCCGCGCCGAAAGCCCTTACAACGCCAATTACCTGACCGCGCCGTTCGCCTCGGGCTCGTCCAACGGTGCCGGCACTGCCACGGCAGCCAGCTTCAGCGCCTTCGGCCTGGCCGAAGAAACCTGGTCCAGCGGCCGTGGCCCGGCGTCCAATAACGGCTTGTGCGCCTACACCCCGTCGCGCGGGGTGATCTCGGTGCGTGGCAACTGGCCGCTGACTCCGACCATGGATGTGGTGGTGCCATATGCCCGCACCATGGCCGACCTGCTGGAAATCCTCGACGTGGTGGTCGCCGACGACGCCGACAAGCGCGGCGACCTGTGGCGCCTGCAACCCTGGGTGCCAATCCCGCCAGCCTCCCAGGTGCGCCCCGCCAGCTACCTCGACCTGGCCGTGGATGCCAGCGCGCTCAAGGGCAAACGCTTTGGCGTGCCACGCATGTACATCAATGCCGACCCCGAGGCCGGCACGTCCGAGAAACCCGGCATCGGCGGCCCGACCGGCCAGCGTATCAACACCCGCGCCAGCGTGATCGAGCTGTGGCGACAGGCTCGCCAGGCACTGGAAGCGGCCGGCGCCGAAGTGCTGGAAGTGGACTTCCCGTTGGTATCCAACTGCGAAGGCGACCGCCCGGGCGCGCCGACCGTGTACAACCGCGGTATCGTCAGCAAGGCGTTCCTGCATGACGAACTGTGGGAACTGTCCGGCTGGGCATTCGACGACTTCCTGCGAGCCAATGACGACCCCAAGCTCAACCGCCTGGCCGATGTCGATGGCTCGTTGATCTTCCCCCACGACCCGGGCACCCTGCCTAACCGCGAGGACGACCTGGCCGCCGGCATGGACGAATACGTCAACATGGCCAAGCGTGGCCTGAAAGCCTGGGACCAGATCGAGACCCTGCCCGACGGCCTGCGCGGCCTGGAGCAGACCCGCAAGATGGACCTGGAAGACTGGATGGACAACCTGGGCCTGGACGCAGTGCTGTTCCCCACCGTGGCCGATGTGGGCCCGGCCGATGCCGACGTCAATCCGGTATCGGCCGACATCGCCTGGAGCAACGGCATCTGGGTAGCCAATGGCAACCTGGCGATCCGTCACCTGGGCGTGCCCACCGTCACCGTGCCAATGGGCGTGATGGCCGATATCGGCATGCCGGTAGGGCTGACCTTTGCTGGTCGGGCTTATAGCGACAACGCGCTGCTGAGCTTCGGTGCGGCCTTCGAGGCGACCGGGTCGCGGCGGATGATCCCTCCGCGCACGCCGCCTTTGAGCTGA
- a CDS encoding pyridoxal-phosphate dependent enzyme → MTLHIPTPLIESRPLSLAAGSNIWLKLDALQPCGSFKLRGVGHACEVHHARGVRQFISSSGGNAGLAVAYAGRKLGVPVTVVVPETTTERAKELLRLESAKVVVHGSSWQEANTLAQTLVGQGDAFIHPFDDPLLWAGHASLVDEVAEAGLKPDAVVLSVGGGGLLCGVVEGLQRNGWGDVPVLAVETTGAASLHAALQAGHPVELERIDSVATSLGAKRVADQALACAARHPVHSHVVSDRAALEACERFLLDHRVLVEPACGAALALTYDAVALAGYRNVLVVVCGGATATLAQIHAWLAVAE, encoded by the coding sequence ATGACCTTGCATATCCCTACCCCCTTGATCGAATCCCGCCCGCTGTCGCTGGCAGCCGGGAGCAACATCTGGCTCAAGCTCGACGCCCTGCAGCCCTGCGGTTCATTCAAGTTGCGCGGTGTCGGTCACGCCTGCGAAGTGCACCATGCCCGTGGCGTGCGGCAGTTCATTTCCTCTTCAGGAGGCAACGCAGGCCTGGCGGTGGCCTATGCCGGGCGCAAGCTGGGTGTGCCGGTGACCGTGGTGGTGCCGGAGACCACCACCGAACGGGCCAAGGAGCTGCTGCGTCTGGAAAGCGCCAAGGTGGTGGTACACGGTAGCTCCTGGCAGGAGGCCAACACCCTGGCGCAAACGCTCGTCGGCCAGGGTGATGCTTTCATCCACCCGTTCGACGACCCACTACTGTGGGCCGGCCATGCCAGCCTGGTGGACGAAGTCGCCGAGGCCGGGCTGAAGCCGGATGCGGTGGTGTTGTCGGTAGGCGGTGGTGGCCTGCTCTGCGGGGTGGTCGAGGGGCTGCAGCGTAACGGCTGGGGCGATGTGCCGGTGCTGGCAGTGGAAACCACGGGCGCGGCGTCGCTGCATGCGGCCTTGCAGGCAGGGCACCCGGTCGAGCTGGAACGTATCGATTCGGTAGCCACGTCACTGGGGGCCAAGCGTGTCGCCGACCAGGCACTGGCCTGCGCGGCCCGGCACCCGGTGCATAGCCATGTGGTGAGCGACCGTGCTGCACTCGAAGCCTGCGAGCGGTTCCTGCTGGATCACCGCGTGCTGGTAGAACCGGCCTGCGGTGCCGCGCTGGCGTTGACCTATGACGCGGTCGCGCTGGCCGGCTACCGTAACGTGCTGGTGGTCGTGTGTGGCGGGGCCACCGCTACCCTGGCACAGATCCATGCCTGGCTGGCCGTGGCCGAATGA
- the yghU gene encoding glutathione-dependent disulfide-bond oxidoreductase, producing the protein MSKPAYVPPKVWRNDAASGGQFASINRPVAGPTHDKDLPLGKHPLQLYSLATPNGVKVTIALEELLALGHQAAEYDAWLIRIGEGEQFSSGFVQVNPNSKIPALLDRSVEPPVRVFESGSILLYLAEKFGALLPEAPAARTESLNWLFWQMGAAPYLGGGFGHFYVYAPEKFEYAINRFTMEAKRQLDVLDRRLTESRYLGGEQYSIADIAVWPWYGQLVRGNLYGAAEFLAVDEYPHVQRWAEEIALRPAVQRGTRVNRTWGDEASQVPERHAASNLA; encoded by the coding sequence ATGAGCAAGCCCGCCTATGTGCCACCCAAGGTCTGGCGCAACGACGCAGCGTCCGGCGGCCAGTTCGCCAGCATCAACCGCCCGGTTGCCGGCCCGACGCACGACAAGGACCTGCCGCTGGGCAAGCACCCACTGCAGTTGTATTCGCTGGCCACGCCCAATGGCGTCAAGGTCACCATCGCCCTGGAAGAACTTCTCGCACTCGGCCACCAGGCTGCCGAATATGATGCCTGGCTGATCCGCATCGGTGAGGGTGAGCAATTTTCCAGCGGCTTCGTCCAGGTCAACCCCAACTCGAAAATTCCTGCACTGCTCGACCGTAGCGTCGAGCCGCCAGTGCGGGTGTTCGAGTCGGGCTCGATCCTGCTGTACCTGGCGGAAAAATTTGGCGCCCTGCTGCCCGAGGCACCAGCGGCCCGCACCGAGAGCCTGAACTGGCTGTTCTGGCAGATGGGCGCGGCACCTTACCTGGGTGGCGGCTTTGGCCACTTCTATGTCTATGCGCCGGAAAAGTTCGAGTACGCGATCAACCGCTTCACCATGGAAGCCAAGCGCCAGCTGGATGTGCTCGATAGGCGCCTGACCGAAAGCCGCTACCTGGGCGGCGAGCAATACAGCATCGCCGATATTGCCGTGTGGCCATGGTATGGCCAGTTGGTGCGCGGCAACCTGTATGGCGCAGCGGAGTTCCTGGCGGTGGACGAATACCCGCATGTACAACGTTGGGCCGAGGAAATCGCCCTGCGCCCGGCAGTACAGCGCGGTACCCGGGTAAACCGCACCTGGGGCGATGAAGCGAGCCAGGTACCAGAGCGGCATGCGGCGTCAAACCTGGCTTGA